A single genomic interval of Flammeovirga agarivorans harbors:
- a CDS encoding alpha/beta hydrolase family protein, whose translation MKELIIKYLTTLLLICGLFLQSNAQKSASDVWKDYDPRAEDLNIEVIKKWENNYGTIEYVRYSVGKLEGTNRSANPIMAAYFGYPKDAKNVPGIVHIHGGGQKAEKSRVETWMKMGYACISINWGEKPFENGLPNTEWDGLAVGFLGKAEGLGFENKVKPREHTLYKEENPFNSSWVPISISARRAITFLEEREEVDPNRIGVEGHSMGGFATVMTANDDRIKAAAPSVGGSGYLMNDMWGLPKSRRHMREDDGLDLYQKTIASHAYWPLIKTPILFLGATNDFNSPTENIIKSMSLLPEGTENMLVLTPHLNHRFTEETNAARFLWMDAHVKGDFKFPKTSSSELKLKTKKGIPVFTVEVDKSTDLPIEKVEIFYGYSRDPRNRFFHTAVNVTEKKGKYSAECPVFDVDEPLFAFANITYKIERTIPSYPGKEETNFFTISSEYQIAYPEDIKAAKVKATERRHAVIDDFSDDMQDWYTLFRHNYRHWLFGTRKLMDPCFMGPEGGKLQIQLETTEANNKVAIGIETNTWQNYTGRRKENFYAVVNLPEKGLNTITLTAEDFRTNGKKPLKDWDEITELTIFPASNINNSMKVEQKWEGDTPTMKSMKWIGGDYSKWRRIYPHEKRGDASVQKTISFDNEFQDAIDKSVSNEDLDQELK comes from the coding sequence ATGAAAGAACTGATAATAAAATATTTGACTACTCTTTTATTGATTTGTGGACTATTCCTACAATCAAATGCTCAAAAATCTGCCTCAGATGTTTGGAAAGACTACGATCCCAGAGCGGAAGATCTCAATATAGAGGTGATCAAAAAATGGGAGAACAATTACGGTACTATTGAATATGTTCGATACAGTGTTGGAAAATTAGAAGGGACGAACCGTTCAGCTAATCCAATTATGGCGGCTTATTTTGGTTATCCTAAGGATGCTAAAAATGTACCGGGCATTGTTCATATTCATGGAGGTGGACAAAAAGCAGAGAAATCTAGAGTAGAAACTTGGATGAAAATGGGTTATGCTTGCATCAGTATTAACTGGGGAGAAAAGCCATTTGAAAACGGTTTGCCAAATACAGAATGGGACGGTTTGGCTGTGGGTTTCTTAGGAAAAGCAGAAGGTCTTGGTTTTGAAAATAAAGTAAAGCCAAGAGAACATACTTTGTATAAAGAGGAAAACCCATTTAATAGTAGTTGGGTGCCGATCTCAATTTCAGCAAGAAGAGCGATTACATTCTTAGAAGAAAGAGAGGAGGTAGATCCGAATAGAATTGGTGTAGAAGGCCATTCCATGGGTGGTTTTGCTACTGTAATGACCGCTAATGATGATAGAATTAAAGCAGCAGCTCCGTCAGTTGGTGGTTCTGGATATTTAATGAATGATATGTGGGGTTTGCCAAAGAGTAGACGACATATGAGAGAAGACGATGGGTTAGATTTATACCAAAAAACAATTGCTTCACATGCCTATTGGCCTTTGATTAAAACACCGATTTTGTTTTTGGGAGCGACGAATGATTTCAACTCTCCAACGGAGAATATCATTAAATCAATGTCTCTTTTACCAGAGGGTACGGAGAATATGTTGGTACTTACACCTCATTTAAATCACAGGTTTACGGAAGAGACCAATGCTGCCCGTTTCCTTTGGATGGATGCACATGTAAAGGGTGATTTCAAATTCCCGAAAACATCATCTTCAGAATTAAAATTAAAGACGAAGAAAGGTATCCCTGTGTTTACAGTAGAGGTAGATAAATCAACAGATTTACCAATAGAAAAAGTAGAGATTTTTTATGGATACAGCAGAGACCCTAGAAACCGTTTCTTCCATACTGCAGTTAACGTCACTGAAAAGAAAGGGAAGTATTCGGCAGAGTGTCCTGTATTTGATGTAGACGAACCATTATTTGCTTTTGCGAATATCACTTATAAAATAGAACGCACTATTCCTTCTTATCCAGGAAAAGAGGAAACGAACTTTTTTACGATTAGTTCGGAATATCAAATAGCCTACCCAGAAGATATCAAAGCAGCCAAAGTAAAAGCAACGGAAAGAAGACACGCAGTGATCGATGATTTCTCTGATGATATGCAAGATTGGTATACGTTATTCAGGCATAATTATCGCCATTGGTTGTTTGGTACTCGTAAGTTAATGGATCCTTGTTTTATGGGACCTGAAGGCGGGAAATTGCAAATTCAATTGGAGACAACTGAGGCAAATAATAAGGTAGCAATTGGTATTGAAACCAACACTTGGCAAAATTACACAGGTAGAAGAAAAGAGAATTTTTATGCAGTAGTGAACTTGCCTGAGAAAGGGTTAAATACAATTACTTTAACAGCTGAAGATTTCAGAACAAACGGTAAGAAGCCATTGAAAGATTGGGATGAAATCACAGAATTAACCATATTCCCTGCTTCAAATATTAATAACTCTATGAAGGTAGAGCAGAAGTGGGAAGGAGACACTCCAACAATGAAATCTATGAAATGGATAGGTGGAGATTATTCAAAATGGAGAAGAATCTATCCTCATGAAAAACGAGGAGATGCATCTGTTCAAAAGACAATTAGCTTTGACAATGAATTCCAAGATGCTATTGATAAATCGGTCTCTAATGAAGATTTAGATCAAGAACTGAAATAA
- a CDS encoding sulfatase-like hydrolase/transferase: MKLFIYNLFLLSVLISNAFAQKSEKPNVLLIYCDDLGPGVLGSYGQKLIATPNIDKLAKDGMLFTSAYGANVCSPARASMLTGLHNGHAPRHTPGGLQNELSIGVIDQATFDKKVTIKSNQGHYYIGQMAQSAGYNTAYIGKLGFGYSDTKEMIDSYGFDYHVGLYDAVMCWSFYPPYYRLNGETIPLPNNPKLTKREPNCPLVGGENMTYVEDVWVDHALKYMEEKKDEPFFMIYATQLPHGPASIAPKDFKYKGHEGWTKKEQVFASMIYKLDQSVGKLLDKLDELNLSDNTVVIFTGDNGHEPQSYVNMNPNAKDPDIVYDYSSNTFDQSKVKKEKKKEYWNGHHQGEDIFEGTLGRRGIKRHNHEGGITIPYIAKWPKHIKAGKKSDFIITDYDIMPTVADLMGVNLEVTDGISYLPTLLGKGKQKSHDFIFFKCTTGVSQDVIIKDGWKLINERDIEKSDFETQEKVYKWALYHLDKDPYEKKDLAAKYPEKVKELKALIRQQNQPLSRAN, from the coding sequence ATGAAACTTTTCATATACAATTTATTCCTTTTATCGGTTCTGATTAGCAATGCTTTTGCACAGAAATCAGAGAAACCTAATGTATTATTAATCTATTGTGATGACTTGGGGCCAGGCGTTTTAGGAAGTTATGGTCAGAAGCTTATCGCAACACCTAACATTGATAAGTTAGCCAAAGACGGTATGCTTTTTACAAGTGCTTACGGAGCAAATGTTTGTTCTCCAGCGAGAGCTTCAATGTTGACGGGTTTACACAATGGTCATGCTCCAAGACATACTCCAGGAGGTTTACAAAATGAGTTGTCAATTGGAGTAATAGATCAGGCAACTTTTGATAAAAAGGTAACGATCAAAAGCAATCAAGGACATTATTATATAGGGCAGATGGCTCAAAGTGCTGGGTATAATACGGCTTATATTGGTAAGTTGGGTTTTGGGTATTCAGATACTAAAGAAATGATTGATAGCTATGGTTTCGACTATCATGTGGGTTTGTATGATGCAGTGATGTGCTGGAGTTTTTACCCTCCTTATTACAGATTAAATGGGGAAACAATTCCATTGCCTAACAATCCGAAGTTAACCAAAAGAGAACCTAATTGTCCATTGGTTGGAGGAGAAAATATGACGTATGTAGAAGATGTTTGGGTAGATCATGCTTTGAAATATATGGAAGAGAAGAAAGACGAACCTTTCTTTATGATCTATGCGACGCAATTACCACATGGTCCAGCTTCTATTGCCCCAAAAGATTTTAAATATAAAGGTCATGAAGGATGGACCAAAAAAGAACAGGTATTTGCTTCGATGATTTATAAACTAGATCAGTCGGTGGGGAAGTTATTAGATAAGCTAGATGAACTAAACCTTTCGGACAATACCGTAGTGATTTTTACAGGAGATAACGGTCATGAACCTCAATCTTATGTAAACATGAATCCAAATGCAAAGGATCCTGATATCGTTTATGATTACAGCTCAAATACTTTTGATCAAAGCAAAGTGAAAAAGGAAAAGAAAAAGGAGTATTGGAATGGTCATCATCAAGGAGAAGATATTTTTGAGGGGACTTTAGGAAGAAGAGGAATCAAAAGACATAACCATGAAGGAGGGATTACCATTCCTTACATCGCAAAATGGCCCAAACATATTAAAGCAGGTAAGAAAAGTGATTTTATCATCACTGATTATGATATTATGCCTACTGTAGCTGATTTGATGGGCGTAAATCTTGAGGTGACTGATGGCATTTCGTATCTTCCTACATTACTTGGAAAAGGCAAGCAGAAATCACATGATTTTATATTTTTCAAATGTACAACGGGTGTGTCTCAAGATGTGATTATTAAGGACGGTTGGAAGCTAATCAATGAAAGAGATATAGAAAAAAGTGACTTCGAAACACAAGAGAAAGTATATAAATGGGCACTTTATCATCTAGATAAGGATCCTTACGAAAAGAAAGATTTAGCGGCTAAATATCCTGAAAAAGTAAAGGAATTGAAAGCGTTGATTCGACAACAAAACCAACCACTTTCAAGGGCGAATTAA
- a CDS encoding sulfatase: MKKTKYLFTLLTCLFVHLSGAQNKPNIVLINVDDMGWKDVSYMGSKFYETPNIDDLASQGIIFLNGYAASANCAPSRACLMSGQWTPRHGVYTVGPSNRGKVEDRKLIPTENTWYLSKDFEIIPQVLQKNGYTTCHAGKWHVDDDPTGFGFDYNYGGGKNGHPISYYPPYKNVKSLEEEGDMYLTDLLTKKSIGFIEEAEKPFFLYFSTYAIHTPINPVRSLIPKYRAKEKDGGHKNVNYATMIENLDRNIGLLIESLKEKGVYENTLIIFTSDNGGLHGITDQKPLRAGKGSYYEGGIREPFFFVWPNKLKKPRTSDVQITNMDIYPTILAAAGIKDHQGNLDGDDLLPVLKSKNKKLERTLFWHFPIYLQAYVMKGFVPEHRDPLFRTRPGSAMRKGNWKLHYYFEDKGIELYDLANDLGEQNNIASQHPEVVKELMAELEQWWKETNAPIPTELNPKYQPQSK, translated from the coding sequence ATGAAGAAAACAAAATACCTATTCACTCTATTGACTTGCCTATTTGTCCATCTAAGTGGGGCACAAAACAAACCGAATATTGTCTTGATTAATGTAGATGATATGGGTTGGAAAGATGTGAGCTATATGGGCTCAAAGTTCTATGAAACACCTAATATCGATGATTTGGCATCACAAGGTATCATTTTTTTGAACGGTTATGCAGCTTCTGCGAATTGTGCACCAAGTAGAGCCTGTTTGATGTCTGGACAATGGACGCCAAGACATGGAGTGTATACAGTAGGTCCATCAAATAGAGGAAAAGTAGAAGATAGAAAGCTAATTCCAACGGAAAATACATGGTACCTATCCAAAGATTTTGAGATCATCCCTCAGGTTTTACAAAAGAATGGCTATACAACTTGTCATGCTGGTAAATGGCATGTAGATGATGATCCAACAGGTTTTGGTTTCGATTACAATTATGGAGGTGGGAAAAATGGTCACCCGATAAGCTATTACCCTCCTTATAAAAATGTGAAAAGTTTAGAAGAGGAAGGGGATATGTATTTGACAGACCTTTTAACGAAGAAATCAATTGGATTTATAGAAGAGGCTGAAAAACCATTCTTCTTATATTTCTCTACTTATGCAATTCATACACCGATTAACCCTGTAAGGTCACTGATTCCTAAGTACAGAGCCAAAGAAAAAGATGGAGGGCATAAGAATGTCAATTACGCTACGATGATCGAAAACCTTGACCGAAATATAGGTTTATTGATTGAGAGTTTAAAAGAGAAAGGAGTGTATGAAAACACATTGATCATTTTTACTTCAGACAATGGAGGTTTGCATGGAATCACAGATCAAAAACCACTTAGAGCAGGAAAAGGAAGTTACTATGAAGGAGGGATCAGAGAGCCTTTCTTCTTTGTATGGCCTAATAAATTGAAGAAGCCGAGAACGTCAGATGTTCAAATCACCAATATGGATATCTACCCAACAATCTTAGCTGCTGCAGGTATTAAAGATCACCAAGGAAACCTTGACGGTGATGACTTATTGCCTGTTTTGAAATCAAAAAATAAGAAATTAGAACGTACACTTTTCTGGCATTTCCCTATCTATTTACAAGCCTATGTGATGAAAGGATTTGTACCTGAACACAGAGATCCATTGTTTAGAACTAGACCGGGATCAGCGATGAGAAAAGGCAATTGGAAGCTGCATTATTATTTCGAAGACAAAGGCATTGAGTTATATGATTTAGCCAATGATCTAGGAGAGCAGAACAATATTGCAAGTCAACACCCTGAAGTTGTTAAAGAACTAATGGCTGAATTAGAGCAATGGTGGAAAGAGACAAACGCACCTATTCCTACAGAGTTGAATCCGAAATATCAGCCTCAGAGTAAGTAA